In Arthrobacter sp. B3I9, the following are encoded in one genomic region:
- a CDS encoding glycoside hydrolase family 76 protein, giving the protein MTPTDASAAPDWSFRADEAARSVTRLFGQRLWFLPGTHIGAIVRPSRGLKNLARPWHYWWQAQYLDCLVDAGRREAGAGGRPGARFDGVNRPSAGRLASQLLTGVRLRNFLTFVNNYFDDMAWLALATGRLQELAEDTRNPAGRRRNAKALHTLTLQFDSASTDDLGGGTFWSKKRDFKNTPATAPVALYYARRGYRAKAQALLDWLDARLYDPEQGLYQDGLRISGGGGVVLESAIYTYNQGPVLGALLELGGAANLERASSLVASVARGLTRPAPLPGRNATVLRCEGNGDGGLFTGILARYLALAAVDVRLPAGTRATAAALVNDTAQALWEGRRILPADDPLARAGGRLVFSARPELPAGQTYPAGSAVELSTQLQAWMVLEAAAAIAAAPDGRAGKPHAPQAEREGRSN; this is encoded by the coding sequence ATGACCCCAACAGACGCCTCTGCCGCTCCGGACTGGTCATTCCGCGCCGACGAAGCGGCCCGCTCGGTGACCAGGCTTTTCGGGCAGCGGCTCTGGTTCCTGCCGGGGACCCACATCGGCGCGATCGTCCGGCCCTCGCGCGGGCTGAAGAACCTCGCCCGGCCTTGGCACTACTGGTGGCAGGCCCAGTATCTGGACTGCCTGGTGGACGCGGGCCGCCGTGAAGCAGGCGCCGGCGGCCGGCCGGGAGCCAGGTTCGACGGCGTGAACCGGCCCAGCGCGGGCCGGCTCGCCTCACAACTGCTCACCGGCGTCCGGCTGCGGAACTTCCTCACCTTCGTCAACAACTATTTCGACGACATGGCCTGGCTGGCCCTCGCCACCGGCCGGCTGCAGGAACTGGCCGAGGACACCCGCAACCCGGCCGGGCGGCGGCGGAACGCCAAGGCCCTGCACACCCTCACCCTGCAGTTCGACTCCGCCTCCACCGACGACCTTGGCGGCGGCACTTTTTGGAGCAAGAAACGGGACTTCAAGAACACTCCGGCCACCGCCCCGGTGGCGCTGTACTACGCGCGCCGCGGCTATCGGGCCAAAGCGCAGGCCCTGCTGGACTGGCTGGACGCCCGGCTTTACGACCCCGAACAGGGCCTGTACCAAGACGGCCTGCGCATCTCCGGCGGAGGCGGCGTGGTGCTCGAAAGCGCCATCTACACCTACAACCAGGGCCCGGTCCTCGGCGCCCTGTTGGAGCTCGGGGGCGCGGCGAACCTGGAACGGGCGTCCAGCCTGGTTGCTTCGGTGGCGCGGGGGCTCACCCGCCCGGCCCCGCTACCCGGGCGGAACGCCACCGTCCTCCGCTGCGAAGGAAACGGCGACGGCGGACTCTTCACCGGAATCCTCGCCCGGTACCTGGCGCTGGCCGCCGTCGACGTCCGGCTCCCCGCCGGGACCCGCGCGACGGCCGCGGCGCTGGTGAACGACACCGCACAGGCGCTCTGGGAGGGCCGCCGGATCCTCCCTGCGGACGACCCCCTTGCCCGCGCGGGCGGCCGGCTGGTCTTCTCGGCTCGGCCGGAACTGCCGGCCGGTCAAACTTACCCGGCGGGCTCCGCCGTCGAACTCTCCACCCAGCTCCAGGCCTGGATGGTGCTGGAGGCGGCGGCGGCAATCGCCGCAGCACCCGACGGGCGGGCCGGAAAACCGCACGCCCCGCAGGCCGAGCGAGAGGGCCGCAGCAATTAA
- a CDS encoding iron ABC transporter substrate-binding protein translates to MKIRNNALAGIALAATAALGLAACGSGTSSSTGSSSAAAADGKASGEITVYNAQHESLAKEWVDAFTAETGVKVTLRQGSDTEMSNQIVQEGAASPADVFLTENSPAMAQVENAGLFADVDKATVDQVPADFRPSTNKWTGIAARSTVLVYDKAKLTEDQLPKSMLDLAKPEWQGKWAASPSGADFQAIVSALLELKGEAAAAEWLTGMKENYKPYKGNSTAMKAVNAGEVDAALIYHYYYYGDQAKTGENSKNVTPYYFKNQDPGAFVSVSGGGVLKSSKNAAAAQAFIKFITGKKGQEILQTGTSFEYPVASSVPANDKLVPLTELQAPVVDPAKLNSAKVTELMTKAGLL, encoded by the coding sequence ATGAAGATCCGCAACAACGCGCTGGCAGGCATTGCCCTCGCCGCCACCGCCGCGCTCGGCCTGGCAGCCTGTGGCTCCGGCACCTCCTCCTCCACAGGCAGCAGCAGCGCCGCTGCAGCCGACGGCAAGGCTTCCGGTGAGATCACCGTGTACAACGCCCAGCATGAATCCCTGGCCAAGGAATGGGTGGACGCGTTCACCGCGGAAACCGGCGTCAAGGTGACCCTCCGGCAGGGCTCGGACACGGAAATGTCCAACCAGATCGTCCAGGAAGGCGCGGCGTCGCCCGCCGACGTGTTCCTGACCGAGAACTCCCCGGCGATGGCCCAGGTGGAAAACGCCGGGCTGTTTGCGGACGTGGACAAGGCCACCGTCGACCAGGTGCCGGCCGACTTCCGCCCCTCCACCAACAAGTGGACCGGCATCGCCGCACGCTCCACGGTCCTGGTCTACGACAAGGCCAAGCTGACCGAGGACCAGCTGCCCAAGTCCATGCTGGATCTGGCCAAGCCGGAGTGGCAGGGCAAGTGGGCGGCATCGCCGTCGGGTGCCGACTTCCAGGCGATCGTCTCGGCGCTGCTGGAACTCAAGGGCGAAGCCGCCGCCGCGGAATGGCTCACCGGCATGAAGGAAAACTACAAGCCCTACAAGGGCAACAGCACGGCAATGAAGGCCGTCAACGCCGGCGAGGTGGACGCTGCGCTGATCTACCACTACTACTACTACGGCGACCAGGCCAAGACCGGGGAGAACTCCAAGAACGTCACGCCGTACTACTTCAAGAACCAGGATCCCGGCGCCTTCGTCTCCGTGTCCGGCGGCGGCGTGCTGAAGTCCTCCAAGAACGCGGCGGCCGCGCAGGCGTTCATCAAGTTCATCACGGGCAAGAAGGGCCAGGAGATCCTGCAGACGGGCACCTCCTTCGAGTACCCCGTTGCCTCCAGTGTCCCGGCCAATGACAAGCTCGTCCCGCTGACGGAGCTGCAGGCGCCGGTCGTGGACCCGGCCAAGCTCAACTCCGCAAAGGTTACCGAGCTGATGACCAAGGCAGGGCTGCTCTAA
- a CDS encoding iron ABC transporter permease produces the protein MTTKLAVPGNPGGTTTAGRGKRPRPPVGVSVVSVLAVLIALFALLPLGYVVVMTAATGWDTAVALIFRERVGELLLNTVLLMLFSVPLCLILGVGGAWLVERTQLKGHKWWAVLLAAPLAIPAFVNSYAWVSAVPSLGGLWSGVLIATLSYFPLVYIPAAATLGRLDPAIEQSAASLGLGAWRTFFRVVLPQLRIAMTGGALLVSLHLLAEYGAFAMIRFDTFTTAIMVQYQSTFNGTAGNMLASVLVFFCLILLVLEVRGRGSARYARIGSGVQGGALRLPLHVYQLPAQLALLALTALAFGLPLTFVLRWILAGGPGIWAADEFLPALLQTIAYGLAGALATTVVAFPMAYLAVRHASWFSKALELSNYVTSSMPGIVVGLAFVTVSIRLLPAVYQSAGVLIAAYVLLFLPRALVNIRAGLAQAPKELDEAAQALGKPPLVSFLRVTLRLTAPAAAGGAALVFLAIANELTATLLLSPNGTHTLATEFWSKSSEIDYAGAAPYALLMILISAPMTYLLFQQSKKVAGQ, from the coding sequence GTGACAACCAAGCTGGCGGTCCCCGGTAACCCCGGGGGCACGACGACGGCGGGCAGGGGCAAACGTCCCCGCCCGCCTGTTGGCGTTTCTGTTGTATCCGTCCTTGCGGTGCTGATCGCGTTGTTCGCGCTCCTTCCGCTGGGGTACGTCGTCGTGATGACCGCCGCCACAGGCTGGGACACCGCCGTCGCGCTGATCTTCCGCGAGCGAGTGGGCGAACTGCTGCTGAACACCGTGCTGCTGATGCTGTTCAGCGTGCCCCTGTGCCTCATCCTCGGCGTCGGCGGGGCATGGCTGGTGGAACGCACGCAGCTCAAGGGACACAAGTGGTGGGCGGTCCTGCTCGCGGCCCCGCTGGCGATTCCTGCCTTCGTCAACAGCTACGCCTGGGTTTCGGCGGTGCCCTCCCTTGGCGGCCTCTGGTCCGGCGTTCTGATCGCCACGTTGTCCTACTTCCCGCTGGTCTACATCCCCGCCGCCGCGACGCTCGGCCGGCTCGACCCCGCGATCGAGCAGTCCGCGGCCTCGCTGGGACTTGGCGCCTGGCGGACCTTCTTCCGTGTGGTGCTGCCGCAGCTGCGGATCGCGATGACCGGCGGCGCACTGCTGGTGTCACTGCACCTGCTGGCCGAATATGGCGCCTTCGCCATGATCCGCTTCGACACCTTCACCACCGCGATCATGGTGCAGTACCAATCCACCTTCAACGGCACCGCCGGCAACATGCTGGCCAGCGTGCTGGTGTTCTTCTGCCTCATCCTGCTGGTGCTGGAGGTCCGCGGCCGGGGCAGCGCCCGGTACGCAAGGATCGGTTCCGGCGTTCAGGGCGGGGCATTGCGCCTGCCGCTGCACGTTTACCAGCTCCCGGCCCAGCTGGCCCTCCTTGCCCTGACCGCGCTGGCCTTCGGGCTGCCCCTGACCTTCGTGCTCCGGTGGATCCTCGCGGGCGGGCCCGGCATCTGGGCCGCGGACGAATTCCTGCCGGCACTGCTGCAGACGATCGCCTACGGCCTTGCCGGTGCCCTCGCCACTACGGTTGTCGCGTTCCCCATGGCCTACCTTGCCGTCCGGCACGCCAGCTGGTTCAGCAAGGCGCTGGAACTGTCCAACTATGTGACCAGTTCGATGCCCGGGATCGTGGTGGGCCTGGCGTTCGTGACCGTCAGCATCCGCCTCCTGCCGGCCGTCTACCAGAGCGCCGGGGTCCTGATCGCCGCCTACGTCCTGCTCTTCCTTCCCCGCGCCCTGGTCAATATCCGGGCCGGACTGGCCCAGGCACCCAAGGAGCTCGATGAGGCGGCGCAGGCGCTGGGCAAGCCGCCGCTGGTGTCCTTCCTCCGCGTGACACTGCGCCTCACCGCGCCCGCGGCCGCCGGCGGCGCGGCCCTGGTGTTCCTTGCGATCGCCAATGAGCTGACCGCAACGCTGCTGCTCTCACCCAACGGCACCCACACGCTGGCCACCGAGTTCTGGAGCAAAAGCAGCGAAATCGACTACGCAGGTGCGGCCCCCTACGCCTTGCTGATGATCCTGATCTCGGCTCCGATGACCTACCTCCTCTTCCAGCAGTCCAAGAAAGTTGCAGGACAGTGA
- a CDS encoding ABC transporter ATP-binding protein: MAASVATSTNSHLEIDSVTKSFGTQAVLQGVNLSVAKGGTTAIVGPSGSGKTTLLRLIAGFEHPGTGTISLNGRKVAGDGVWVPAHKRHVGYVAQDGALFPHLSVGQNISFGLDAAKLEGGHRAVKARVAELLEMVSLDAAMAKRRPHQLSGGQQQRVALARALAREPELMLLDEPFSALDAGLRVATRRAVGKVLQDAGVTTILVTHDQAEALSFADQVAVMRGGRLAQIGNPFVVYTRPADRATAEFLGDAVILDAWMEGSLATCSLGGIPVRRPPAQGRVQLMLRPEQIRIAEDGPIRGVVVDTDYFGPETTVRLKLAVPPVLAEGAVADHRYPGGGEIITIRHWNASIARPGTELCLRVVGEAVAFPMDDPAPQQ, encoded by the coding sequence ATCGCCGCCTCCGTGGCCACCAGCACCAACAGCCACCTGGAGATCGACTCGGTGACCAAGAGCTTCGGCACCCAGGCCGTCCTCCAGGGTGTCAACCTTTCGGTGGCGAAGGGCGGAACCACGGCGATCGTCGGTCCCTCCGGTTCCGGCAAGACAACGCTGCTGCGGCTCATCGCCGGGTTCGAGCACCCGGGCACCGGCACCATTTCGCTCAACGGACGAAAAGTAGCCGGCGACGGCGTCTGGGTCCCCGCGCATAAGCGCCACGTAGGATACGTGGCGCAGGACGGCGCCCTCTTCCCGCACCTGAGCGTCGGACAGAACATCTCGTTCGGCCTTGACGCCGCCAAGCTCGAAGGCGGGCACCGTGCCGTCAAGGCCCGGGTCGCGGAACTGCTGGAGATGGTGTCCCTCGACGCCGCAATGGCCAAACGCCGGCCGCACCAGCTCTCCGGAGGCCAGCAGCAGCGCGTGGCCCTGGCCCGGGCCCTGGCCAGGGAGCCCGAACTCATGCTGCTGGACGAACCCTTCTCCGCCCTGGACGCCGGGCTCCGCGTGGCCACCCGCCGGGCGGTCGGCAAGGTCCTGCAGGACGCCGGCGTCACCACGATCCTGGTGACGCACGACCAAGCCGAGGCATTGTCGTTCGCGGACCAGGTTGCGGTGATGCGCGGCGGCCGGCTGGCGCAGATCGGCAACCCGTTCGTCGTCTACACCCGCCCCGCGGACCGCGCCACCGCTGAGTTCCTTGGTGACGCCGTGATCCTGGACGCCTGGATGGAGGGCTCGCTGGCGACCTGCTCGCTTGGCGGCATCCCGGTCCGCAGGCCCCCGGCGCAGGGACGGGTCCAGCTCATGCTGCGGCCTGAACAGATCCGGATCGCCGAGGACGGACCCATCCGCGGCGTCGTGGTGGACACCGACTACTTCGGGCCGGAAACCACGGTGCGCCTCAAGCTCGCCGTTCCGCCCGTCCTCGCCGAGGGTGCGGTGGCGGATCACCGCTACCCGGGCGGCGGGGAAATCATCACTATCCGCCACTGGAACGCCTCGATCGCCCGTCCCGGCACCGAGCTGTGCCTGCGGGTGGTGGGCGAAGCCGTGGCCTTTCCCATGGACGACCCCGCGCCGCAGCAGTAG
- a CDS encoding glycogen debranching N-terminal domain-containing protein: MTVQPALHRQHCSVAAPTQLWLDADGRLGGEESGWFTGLLHGATRMLCQAEVRVNGMAPEPASVEAEAGGVLRVRGLVRGIPGPTEDPAVELVQTWTVTPGVVRHALQVNTSFDALDVEIEIRLAADFTDMAAIRLSRFREPVAPFAADDSALRWRSGARTLTVAAAGNIAPEERLLWHGTAGRGRPFEAEWQAVVADSEDAVVAARPPAAREPRPAPSGALGLLLENSLDELAGLRLASRQLPDAPFLAAGAPWYFTLLGRESLWAARLLLPLDTALAGGTLRTLAAYQGAKHDPAAAEEPGKFLHELRSKELVLESQGLRLPPVYYGAVDSTPLWLCLLGELGRAGTDDSTVRALLPNAARAAEWLLAAGNAGSAADAVAANAGFLSYQDTTGHGLSNQGWKDSGDAMQFRNGRRADGPIALSEVQGYAYQAAVETAELFDAYGEPGGQALRDFAEALKQAFRERFWLEDEGGLFPAMALDGHGEPLDVPGSNMGHLLGTGILDASESRLVADRLLSPELFSGFGVHTISRRAAGFWPFSYHCGSVWSHDTAIAIRGLLAEGFLAEARSLAEGLLTAAAAFDHRLPELFAGVPSDESARAVPYPASCHPQAWSSASAVVIAQAMGAGF; the protein is encoded by the coding sequence ATGACTGTCCAGCCAGCGCTCCACCGTCAGCACTGCTCCGTCGCCGCTCCCACCCAGCTGTGGCTCGACGCCGACGGCCGGCTCGGAGGCGAAGAGAGCGGCTGGTTCACCGGCCTGCTGCATGGGGCCACGCGGATGCTGTGCCAGGCCGAGGTCCGCGTCAACGGCATGGCGCCCGAACCGGCTTCGGTCGAGGCGGAGGCCGGCGGAGTGCTGCGCGTCCGGGGACTCGTCCGGGGCATTCCCGGACCCACGGAAGATCCCGCCGTCGAACTCGTCCAGACGTGGACCGTCACCCCGGGCGTAGTGCGCCACGCGCTGCAGGTGAACACCTCGTTCGATGCCCTCGACGTCGAGATCGAAATCCGGCTCGCCGCTGACTTCACCGACATGGCCGCCATCCGTCTCAGCCGGTTCCGCGAGCCGGTCGCACCGTTCGCCGCGGACGACTCGGCCCTGCGCTGGCGCAGCGGCGCCCGGACCCTCACGGTGGCCGCGGCCGGCAACATCGCCCCGGAAGAACGGCTGCTCTGGCATGGAACGGCGGGACGCGGCAGGCCCTTCGAAGCGGAATGGCAGGCCGTCGTGGCGGACAGCGAGGACGCGGTGGTCGCTGCCCGCCCTCCCGCCGCCAGGGAGCCCCGCCCGGCGCCGTCCGGCGCACTTGGCCTGCTGCTCGAGAATTCCCTCGACGAACTTGCAGGACTCCGACTGGCTTCCCGGCAACTTCCGGACGCACCCTTCCTGGCCGCCGGGGCGCCCTGGTATTTCACGCTCCTTGGCCGGGAATCGCTGTGGGCGGCACGCCTGCTGTTGCCGCTCGACACCGCGCTGGCAGGCGGCACCCTGCGCACCCTGGCCGCCTACCAGGGGGCCAAGCATGATCCGGCCGCCGCCGAGGAACCCGGGAAATTCCTGCACGAACTGCGTTCCAAGGAGTTGGTGCTGGAGAGCCAGGGACTTCGCCTGCCGCCGGTCTATTACGGGGCCGTGGACTCCACACCGCTGTGGCTCTGCCTGCTCGGGGAACTGGGCCGCGCCGGGACCGATGACAGCACCGTCCGCGCACTGTTGCCGAACGCCGCACGCGCCGCGGAATGGCTGTTGGCTGCCGGCAACGCAGGTTCCGCCGCCGACGCCGTTGCCGCCAACGCCGGCTTCCTTAGCTACCAGGACACCACGGGGCACGGGCTCAGCAACCAGGGCTGGAAGGACTCCGGGGACGCCATGCAGTTCCGCAACGGCCGCCGGGCGGACGGCCCGATCGCGCTCTCCGAGGTCCAGGGCTACGCGTACCAGGCCGCAGTGGAAACCGCCGAGCTGTTTGATGCCTACGGAGAGCCCGGCGGCCAGGCGCTGCGGGACTTCGCCGAAGCCCTGAAGCAGGCTTTCCGCGAGCGCTTCTGGCTGGAGGACGAGGGAGGCCTGTTCCCGGCCATGGCCCTCGACGGACACGGTGAGCCTCTGGATGTGCCGGGCTCGAACATGGGGCACCTGCTCGGCACCGGCATCCTCGACGCGTCCGAGTCACGCCTGGTGGCGGACCGCCTGCTGAGCCCGGAGCTGTTTTCCGGGTTCGGGGTCCACACGATCTCGCGCCGCGCCGCCGGATTCTGGCCGTTCAGCTATCACTGCGGCTCTGTCTGGAGCCACGATACGGCCATCGCGATCCGCGGGCTGCTCGCCGAGGGCTTCCTCGCGGAGGCGCGGAGCCTGGCCGAAGGACTGCTGACCGCCGCCGCCGCATTCGACCACCGGCTGCCGGAACTCTTTGCCGGCGTGCCCTCCGACGAATCCGCCCGCGCAGTCCCGTATCCGGCGTCCTGCCATCCGCAGGCGTGGTCTTCAGCCTCGGCTGTGGTGATCGCCCAGGCCATGGGCGCGGGGTTCTGA